The following proteins come from a genomic window of Edaphobacter sp. 4G125:
- a CDS encoding Gfo/Idh/MocA family protein, translated as MLETKRKLRIGIIGCGKIADGHADVVKYLEGAELAAVCDREPLLAEQLAVRYGVPAWYGDTAEMLEREKLDVVHITTPPAVHLALTRQCVSAGAHVFLEKPLALTAPEAKELIDVVVAGGRQMTINYWPNFDPPAMRFKQMLASGELGDPVHVEAFIGYDLAGNYGQVLMSDPGYWVHKLPGKLFHNMMDHIFNRIVPLFPDVEPEVHAFAYKRREGVRGNATDAMLDELRVYMRGGNVSAFGSLCSHARPIANTMKVYGTKATVEVDFNNRTVVSTTSQRYPSAVGRLAPPLQMAGRYLAEAKKNIGQFRRYEFHFFAGMSKLLELFYDSIRTGGAPPIPYSEILRVASVMDRIIEQVYPKPVAEDAR; from the coding sequence ATGCTGGAAACAAAAAGGAAGCTGCGGATTGGAATCATCGGCTGCGGAAAGATCGCCGACGGTCATGCTGACGTGGTCAAGTATCTGGAAGGAGCGGAACTGGCCGCTGTCTGTGATCGTGAGCCGTTGCTCGCTGAACAGCTCGCCGTTCGCTACGGGGTTCCTGCCTGGTACGGCGATACCGCCGAGATGCTCGAACGCGAAAAGCTGGATGTCGTTCATATCACAACTCCTCCAGCGGTACATCTGGCGCTGACGCGACAGTGCGTCTCTGCTGGCGCCCACGTATTCCTGGAAAAACCTCTGGCCCTGACCGCTCCAGAGGCAAAAGAATTGATCGATGTGGTCGTGGCCGGAGGACGTCAGATGACGATCAACTACTGGCCCAACTTCGATCCTCCGGCAATGCGGTTCAAGCAGATGCTGGCAAGCGGCGAACTAGGCGATCCCGTGCACGTGGAAGCATTTATCGGATACGACCTCGCCGGAAACTATGGCCAGGTTCTGATGAGCGATCCTGGCTATTGGGTACATAAACTCCCCGGCAAGCTGTTTCACAACATGATGGATCACATCTTCAATCGCATCGTCCCGCTGTTTCCCGATGTCGAACCTGAGGTCCATGCCTTTGCCTATAAACGTCGAGAAGGTGTTCGCGGGAACGCTACCGATGCCATGCTGGACGAGCTGCGGGTCTACATGCGCGGAGGAAATGTCTCCGCCTTTGGCAGCCTGTGCTCTCATGCCCGCCCAATCGCAAACACCATGAAGGTCTACGGAACAAAGGCAACCGTCGAAGTCGATTTCAATAATCGCACTGTCGTCTCTACAACCTCGCAACGCTATCCGAGCGCTGTCGGCAGGCTGGCACCACCACTCCAGATGGCTGGCCGGTATCTGGCCGAGGCGAAGAAAAACATCGGCCAGTTCCGTCGCTATGAATTCCACTTCTTCGCCGGAATGTCGAAGTTGCTGGAATTGTTCTATGACAGCATCCGCACAGGCGGAGCTCCTCCTATCCCCTATTCAGAGATCTTGCGTGTCGCCTCAGTGATGGATCGCATCATTGAGCAGGTCTATCCAAAACCTGTTGCGGAGGATGCACGATGA
- a CDS encoding TonB-dependent receptor, translated as MKKTGFSPLCLSIVLALVFAGCFEGRLWSQAVAVAELHGTVTDTSGAVIPNANVKVTNADTGAIRIAMSNSDGQFNVPSLPVGPYSLRVQATGFKNFEQTGIILQVGASAAVQAVMAVGSSSEVVEVNSNALMVETQNVAISTVIDNREINDLPLDGRLATQLVLVAGASVNVSGGDLTGSKQFFSSQAIAVAGSQGNSLNYMLDGSYHNDPFSNVNLPFPFPDALQEFSVSTSALPAQYGVQPGGAVNAVTKSGTNHFHGTVFEYWRNNVFNAVGYFSQKDTLHRNQYGGTIGGPIRRDRIFFFAGYQGTHNVQQSVSTKARVLTPAMINGDWSAYESADCVSTGKMRQLHDPDTKKNYLNNQIPVGKFNPSSVKLLQYLPQAIDKCGNVYYGILNNSNDNQEIGRVDWTISPRQSMFARYLIDDYQLPATYDQHNILVTAQSGNYERAQALIFGHTFVVSSRTLNSIRAGFTRRRDDRKPSDSGINGPAIGSNIYSSEKNSLRMSISGNFNTSCSSCARGKFNDNTFMGSDDVTLTPGHHQIDFGGSIMRIQLNQENNYLLDGNYLFAGNYTGDNMADFILGRLSQFNQSAQQATANRQTLPGLYAQDTFRLSRKLTVIGGLRWEPHLFPTDYFGRGSSFDRAAFDAGVHSSVFVNAPAGSFYYGDKGIRKNFVENDWMGFSPRIGLVLSPQGGQDVFRLGYALLYDNIEQYYDERVQSNPPFTNEVDNTNPGTFDNPWANYPGGNPFPASKPSQNVQFPLSSLYAVLPNKLKPTYISQWNANFEHQFSGNWLFSLSYLGNKSTHIWAGRETNPAVYVPGQCGSSNCSTTSNTQNRRVLTRANPIQGAYYASMPTPNDGANASYNGLLTSLQHRYSHNFSVRLNYTWSHCISDSDFNIELTGPTYMNPDNLKQDRGDCNHDVRHVFNGTVIATSRFNGPRPWHFLLSNWKIAPLVRIMSGASVNVQSGIDNSLTGIGLDRPNLVTADTVYKRGYHADPNHTYLNGLAFSQNAVGTFGNLRRNAFKGPGYFDLDASASRIFDLREGLNVEFRADAFNATNHVNFNNPATGLNSGTFGEITSAKANRVLQFSAKIRY; from the coding sequence ATGAAGAAAACTGGATTTTCCCCGCTTTGTCTCAGCATCGTACTTGCGCTGGTGTTCGCAGGCTGTTTCGAGGGCCGCCTATGGTCGCAGGCGGTAGCAGTGGCCGAACTGCATGGGACTGTTACCGATACGTCCGGTGCAGTGATCCCCAATGCAAACGTGAAGGTCACTAACGCGGATACGGGAGCTATTCGCATCGCTATGAGCAATAGTGATGGGCAATTCAACGTTCCATCTTTGCCTGTGGGGCCATACTCGCTCAGAGTGCAGGCGACAGGGTTCAAAAATTTCGAACAGACCGGCATTATTCTGCAGGTTGGCGCCTCCGCCGCTGTGCAGGCAGTTATGGCAGTGGGAAGTTCTTCTGAAGTTGTCGAGGTGAACTCAAATGCGCTGATGGTTGAGACGCAGAACGTGGCTATCTCTACCGTGATCGACAACCGCGAGATCAACGATCTTCCACTCGATGGTCGGCTGGCTACGCAGCTCGTTCTTGTGGCCGGAGCTTCGGTTAATGTTTCGGGCGGCGACCTTACCGGGAGCAAGCAATTTTTCAGTTCGCAGGCTATTGCTGTCGCAGGTTCGCAAGGAAACTCGCTGAATTACATGTTGGATGGCAGTTATCACAACGATCCCTTTTCGAACGTAAATCTTCCTTTTCCCTTTCCGGATGCGCTCCAGGAGTTCAGCGTGTCGACCAGCGCGCTTCCAGCGCAATATGGAGTACAACCTGGAGGCGCCGTAAACGCCGTAACGAAGTCTGGAACGAACCATTTCCATGGCACGGTATTTGAATACTGGCGCAACAATGTTTTCAACGCCGTGGGGTATTTTTCTCAGAAAGACACCCTGCATCGGAACCAGTACGGTGGAACGATTGGAGGTCCGATTCGACGGGATCGCATCTTCTTTTTTGCTGGATACCAGGGAACTCACAATGTGCAGCAATCGGTTTCGACCAAGGCGCGAGTACTGACGCCTGCAATGATCAATGGAGACTGGTCTGCTTATGAGTCAGCGGATTGCGTATCGACGGGAAAGATGCGGCAGCTTCATGATCCTGACACCAAGAAGAACTATCTGAACAATCAGATTCCTGTTGGTAAGTTCAATCCATCTTCCGTAAAGCTGCTCCAGTATCTTCCTCAGGCAATCGATAAGTGCGGCAACGTTTACTACGGGATATTGAACAACAGCAACGATAACCAAGAGATCGGCAGGGTCGATTGGACGATAAGCCCACGACAGTCGATGTTTGCACGATACCTCATTGACGATTATCAGCTGCCCGCTACTTATGATCAGCACAATATCCTGGTCACTGCGCAGTCTGGTAATTATGAACGGGCGCAGGCGCTCATTTTTGGTCATACGTTTGTCGTCAGCAGCAGGACCCTGAATTCAATCCGCGCTGGATTTACGCGCAGAAGAGACGATCGTAAACCGTCCGACAGCGGCATCAATGGTCCGGCAATCGGAAGCAATATCTATTCCAGCGAGAAGAATTCGTTGCGGATGTCGATCAGCGGCAATTTCAATACGAGTTGTTCTTCCTGCGCTCGAGGCAAGTTCAACGACAACACCTTCATGGGGTCCGATGACGTTACATTGACGCCCGGACACCATCAGATTGATTTTGGCGGCAGCATCATGCGGATTCAGCTCAACCAGGAGAACAATTATCTGCTGGATGGGAACTATCTCTTTGCCGGTAATTACACAGGCGACAACATGGCAGACTTCATCTTAGGCAGATTAAGTCAGTTCAATCAGAGCGCACAGCAGGCCACTGCAAATCGTCAGACGTTGCCAGGACTCTATGCGCAGGACACGTTCCGCCTGTCCAGAAAATTAACGGTTATTGGGGGGCTTCGATGGGAGCCGCATCTGTTTCCGACAGATTATTTTGGTCGTGGAAGTTCATTTGACCGCGCGGCCTTTGATGCCGGTGTGCATAGCTCCGTCTTTGTGAACGCTCCTGCGGGGAGCTTCTATTACGGAGATAAAGGGATACGAAAGAATTTTGTCGAAAACGATTGGATGGGCTTTTCTCCGCGCATTGGCCTTGTTCTATCCCCACAAGGCGGGCAAGATGTATTTCGCTTAGGGTATGCCCTGCTGTACGACAATATCGAGCAGTACTATGACGAGCGAGTGCAATCCAACCCGCCGTTTACGAATGAAGTAGATAATACGAACCCTGGAACCTTCGATAATCCATGGGCGAATTATCCAGGAGGGAATCCGTTCCCAGCCAGTAAGCCAAGCCAGAATGTTCAGTTTCCCCTGTCTTCGCTCTATGCAGTTCTTCCCAACAAATTAAAGCCCACATACATCAGTCAGTGGAACGCCAACTTTGAACACCAGTTCAGCGGCAACTGGCTCTTTAGCCTGAGCTATCTCGGAAACAAGTCGACGCACATCTGGGCAGGTCGCGAAACAAACCCTGCGGTCTACGTTCCTGGGCAATGTGGCTCTTCAAATTGTTCGACGACTTCAAATACGCAGAACCGGCGTGTGCTTACACGGGCCAACCCCATTCAGGGTGCGTATTACGCCTCTATGCCCACGCCGAACGATGGAGCGAATGCAAGCTACAACGGGTTGTTGACCTCGCTGCAACATCGGTACAGTCATAACTTTTCTGTACGACTCAACTACACCTGGTCGCATTGCATCAGCGATTCCGATTTCAACATCGAGTTGACAGGACCGACTTATATGAATCCCGACAACCTGAAACAGGATCGGGGTGATTGTAACCACGATGTTCGCCATGTCTTCAACGGGACAGTGATTGCCACATCCAGATTCAATGGGCCTCGGCCATGGCACTTCCTGCTCTCAAACTGGAAGATCGCCCCCCTGGTCCGGATCATGTCTGGCGCTTCCGTTAATGTGCAATCGGGAATCGACAACTCTTTGACTGGGATAGGACTTGATCGTCCGAATCTGGTGACTGCTGACACAGTCTACAAGCGTGGTTATCATGCGGATCCAAACCATACCTACCTCAATGGCCTGGCGTTTAGTCAGAATGCAGTGGGAACATTCGGCAACCTGCGGAGAAATGCATTCAAAGGACCCGGGTATTTCGATCTGGATGCCTCAGCCAGCAGGATCTTTGATCTACGAGAAGGTTTGAATGTCGAATTTCGTGCAGATGCATTCAATGCCACCAATCACGTCAACTTCAATAATCCGGCAACGGGACTCAATTCAGGCACATTTGGTGAGATCACAAGTGCAAAAGCGAATCGTGTCCTGCAATTTTCAGCAAAGATTCGGTACTAG
- a CDS encoding TonB-dependent receptor produces MSTPSACKRLLVLAAAAAFVVSAALPVAAQTSAVGNITGTVTDSSGAAVSGATITILNNDTGASRTLTTGNNGDYTAPFLQPGHYEIIFTGPGFGKVDRKNLVLTVGQTLSVDASLPAAQASSEITVTDASPLIDTEKSEVSQTVGTQLVSNLPVNGRRWDNFVLLTPNVVPDGNTGLISYRGISGLYNTNLVDGTNNQQAFFSEARGRSLGAPYVFSQDSIKEFQSSASGYSAEFGQAAGGQINAITKSGTNALHGDLFYYLRYPSLNALDPFAKFTGLQNHQPFLLQPTVHQQQQFGGSVGGPIIKDKLFYFFTYDGFRKVNPILFTSSIPSTTILQYGSNTYLSNGVAINTCPAPLTTAQCTAAAQYITNSLTAFPRTTTQDIFFPRLDYQLNDRNHLSASFNWQNFKLPNGYRTDNTRNNDSNTSNGRNDFHERFFVANWESVVNANSANALHFQWSRDLETTGSNAPGPAVTISGLFGYGGNLALPRPAFPDEHRWQIADVYSTTHGKHSLKAGVDLNFIHDYIANLFQGNGNYTYSRGSGATATATNFTDWVQDVYGVNGARHYQNFTQVADQLSKVPGSDDFWNKDLSVFAEDSWKIIPTFTLTAGVRYDTQLVPQPPRPYTTSANGQPSPLGQYYTNTIKINYKMIQPRIGFSWSPQPGTVFRGGYGMFYGLTSNSTFYALRVENGVFQQQYNFSNATAPGAPAAPNVLFTPPGPALAAPFAGAATPQAVGLGNASLPTISFRGLSPTFSNPFTHSMDLSVEQELPLHSSLSLGYVGTRGLRLPYFIDVNQPAPTTTRTYDVYNAAGALAQTVTVPYSPSTSARPSPNDGSILAGFSGLNSWYHSLAATFRKPMGHGVELLINYTWSKAMDNGQVSGVNGTFNGTNVILDPFNLKNSYPSSINMTREYSRSDLDMRSRFVGSLIATSNFTLPTYARTFVNGWTLSGTFTAQSASPLTAFMSNNPGGGLDGSATGMGVNLNNSPGSTFGRAPFLARNSAVFGGVRNLDARLSRDFPVHESVKLQVLMEAFNAANRRQVLGVNSNAYSFAAPLAAGGNSRIVPYTVTPFGAPTQTSGVLYGPRQLQFAAKLFF; encoded by the coding sequence ATGAGTACCCCTTCTGCATGTAAGCGTCTTCTCGTTCTAGCCGCTGCCGCGGCTTTTGTTGTCTCGGCAGCGTTGCCCGTCGCGGCGCAGACTTCGGCCGTGGGAAATATTACCGGCACGGTTACGGATTCCAGCGGCGCGGCAGTTTCCGGCGCGACCATTACCATTCTGAATAACGATACGGGCGCTTCGCGTACTCTCACGACCGGCAATAACGGGGACTATACCGCGCCGTTTCTGCAGCCTGGTCACTACGAGATCATCTTTACCGGGCCTGGCTTTGGTAAGGTCGATCGCAAGAACCTGGTTCTTACGGTTGGTCAGACCCTTTCTGTCGATGCATCTCTGCCCGCTGCCCAGGCTTCATCAGAGATTACTGTCACCGATGCATCCCCTCTGATCGACACGGAGAAGTCCGAGGTGTCGCAGACGGTTGGAACGCAGCTGGTCTCGAATCTTCCAGTCAATGGCCGCCGATGGGATAACTTCGTTCTTCTGACTCCCAACGTGGTCCCCGATGGTAATACCGGTTTGATCTCGTACCGTGGCATCTCTGGCCTCTACAACACTAATCTGGTTGATGGAACGAATAACCAGCAGGCCTTCTTCTCGGAAGCCCGCGGACGTTCTCTAGGTGCACCATACGTCTTTTCGCAGGATTCGATTAAGGAGTTCCAGTCCTCCGCCTCCGGTTACTCGGCCGAGTTCGGACAGGCTGCGGGCGGACAGATTAATGCCATCACTAAATCCGGAACGAACGCACTGCACGGAGATCTTTTCTACTACCTTCGGTACCCCTCGCTCAATGCACTGGATCCTTTTGCGAAGTTCACGGGTCTGCAAAATCATCAGCCCTTCCTGCTTCAGCCCACGGTTCACCAGCAGCAGCAGTTTGGCGGTTCGGTCGGTGGCCCCATCATCAAAGACAAGCTGTTCTACTTCTTTACCTATGATGGCTTCCGCAAGGTGAACCCGATTCTGTTTACCTCATCCATTCCCAGCACGACGATTCTGCAGTATGGGAGCAACACCTATCTCTCGAACGGCGTTGCCATCAATACCTGTCCGGCTCCTCTAACCACTGCTCAATGCACCGCGGCAGCGCAGTACATTACCAATAGCCTGACCGCCTTTCCCCGCACGACAACCCAGGACATCTTCTTCCCGCGTCTGGACTATCAACTCAACGACCGGAACCACCTCTCGGCCAGCTTCAACTGGCAGAACTTCAAACTGCCGAACGGCTATCGCACCGACAATACCCGCAACAACGACTCCAATACATCGAATGGGCGCAATGATTTCCATGAGCGATTCTTTGTCGCCAACTGGGAATCGGTCGTAAACGCGAATTCCGCCAATGCATTGCACTTTCAGTGGTCGCGCGATCTTGAGACGACGGGTTCCAATGCTCCTGGACCGGCCGTTACGATCAGCGGTCTGTTTGGTTATGGTGGCAACCTTGCTTTGCCGCGTCCCGCATTTCCGGATGAACACCGCTGGCAGATTGCGGATGTCTATTCAACCACTCATGGTAAGCACTCGCTCAAAGCCGGTGTTGATCTCAACTTTATCCATGACTACATCGCCAATCTTTTTCAGGGGAATGGAAATTACACCTACTCCCGCGGTTCGGGCGCGACGGCAACGGCCACGAACTTTACCGATTGGGTGCAGGACGTTTATGGGGTGAATGGCGCACGCCATTACCAGAACTTCACTCAGGTGGCAGACCAACTAAGCAAGGTTCCTGGAAGCGATGACTTTTGGAATAAGGATCTCTCTGTCTTCGCAGAAGATAGCTGGAAGATCATTCCTACATTCACGCTGACGGCAGGTGTCCGATACGATACGCAGCTTGTGCCTCAGCCTCCGCGCCCATATACCACCAGCGCAAATGGCCAGCCTAGTCCGCTGGGGCAGTATTACACCAATACGATCAAGATCAACTACAAGATGATTCAGCCTCGTATTGGCTTCTCGTGGTCACCGCAGCCGGGAACGGTCTTTCGTGGCGGATATGGCATGTTCTATGGCCTGACTTCGAACTCGACCTTTTATGCGCTGCGCGTGGAGAACGGCGTCTTCCAGCAGCAGTACAACTTCTCGAACGCGACTGCTCCGGGAGCGCCTGCGGCTCCCAACGTTCTATTTACGCCTCCGGGACCGGCATTGGCGGCTCCATTTGCCGGTGCGGCGACTCCGCAGGCAGTTGGACTTGGAAATGCAAGTTTGCCCACGATCTCTTTCCGTGGTCTGAGCCCCACGTTCTCGAACCCCTTTACCCACTCAATGGACCTCAGCGTCGAACAGGAGCTTCCGCTGCACTCGTCGCTCTCCCTGGGTTACGTGGGAACGCGCGGTCTGCGTCTGCCTTACTTTATCGATGTTAACCAGCCTGCGCCGACGACAACCCGGACGTACGACGTCTACAACGCAGCGGGTGCTCTTGCTCAGACGGTAACGGTTCCGTACTCGCCTTCGACATCGGCTCGGCCTTCTCCCAACGATGGCAGCATTCTGGCGGGCTTCAGTGGACTCAACTCCTGGTACCACTCGCTTGCAGCAACCTTCCGGAAGCCGATGGGGCATGGTGTCGAACTGTTGATCAACTACACCTGGTCCAAGGCAATGGATAACGGTCAGGTCTCTGGAGTGAATGGAACGTTCAACGGAACCAACGTAATCCTCGATCCCTTCAACCTGAAGAACAGCTACCCCAGCAGTATTAACATGACGCGCGAGTATTCCCGGTCTGACCTGGATATGCGCTCTCGCTTTGTTGGAAGCCTCATCGCGACTTCTAACTTTACCCTTCCCACCTATGCCCGGACGTTCGTCAATGGATGGACTCTCTCCGGTACCTTTACTGCGCAGTCGGCAAGCCCGCTGACTGCGTTTATGTCTAACAATCCCGGTGGTGGTCTCGATGGTTCGGCGACGGGTATGGGCGTCAACCTGAATAACTCTCCTGGCTCGACCTTCGGCCGCGCTCCATTCCTGGCCCGTAATAGTGCTGTCTTTGGTGGAGTCCGGAATCTTGACGCACGTTTGTCGCGCGATTTCCCGGTCCATGAATCCGTGAAACTCCAGGTGTTGATGGAGGCTTTCAATGCCGCCAATCGCCGTCAGGTGCTTGGTGTCAATTCCAATGCATACTCCTTCGCTGCGCCGCTTGCAGCAGGAGGAAATTCACGAATCGTACCCTACACGGTAACTCCATTTGGCGCTCCCACACAGACTTCGGGTGTGCTCTATGGACCTCGCCAATTGCAGTTTGCTGCGAAGCTGTTCTTCTAG
- a CDS encoding MFS transporter: MYHKSVIETSQPIKSSRTYAWLVVLLLTVVWLLNYLDRQVLFSVFPPLQRELQISSFQLGLLGTTFLWVYAFCSPLAGYLADKLGSKRMICASLLVWSAVTVATGHARTFSQLLWLRSIMGVSEACYLPAGLALIAAYHDHRTRARAVSLHYTGTYIGTVLGGTLGGYIASQYGWRSVFGVFGAVGLTYALFLFFLLRDRRIEQQEITDAKSLSILQAASRILRTPGFRSLLIVFAIASICDWAIYTWMPLYLFESFHFSLTKAGFTATFYMKAGGFVGLLIGGTLADAWFRRSSQGHTFTQTVGLLLAAPFLILSGLTHTPLLLYVAMVLFGLGKGMYDGNTMPVLCEGVSAEQRATAFGLLNFAGTFCGGIVAAGAGGLKSHLGLGAIFSLCGVLLLLAGFVTLRIRMGPLERGSLRS, encoded by the coding sequence ATGTATCATAAATCCGTGATTGAAACCTCTCAGCCCATCAAGTCGTCGCGCACCTATGCCTGGCTTGTGGTTCTGTTGCTAACGGTCGTATGGCTGCTTAACTATCTTGATCGCCAGGTTCTCTTTTCAGTCTTTCCTCCACTGCAGAGAGAGCTTCAGATCTCGAGCTTTCAACTTGGCTTGCTGGGAACCACCTTTCTTTGGGTATACGCGTTTTGTAGTCCATTGGCAGGGTATCTGGCGGACAAACTGGGCAGTAAGCGAATGATCTGCGCGAGCTTGCTGGTCTGGTCGGCAGTGACCGTCGCGACAGGACATGCGCGCACCTTTTCACAGTTGCTATGGCTTCGTTCGATCATGGGGGTAAGCGAAGCCTGTTATCTCCCCGCAGGGCTGGCGCTGATTGCCGCCTATCATGATCACCGTACACGAGCGCGTGCCGTTAGCCTGCATTACACCGGAACGTATATCGGTACCGTACTTGGAGGGACGCTTGGAGGGTATATCGCCTCGCAGTATGGCTGGCGATCGGTGTTCGGAGTCTTTGGCGCTGTCGGGTTGACTTACGCTCTTTTTCTATTTTTTCTACTGCGTGACCGCCGCATTGAACAACAAGAGATTACAGACGCGAAATCGTTGAGCATACTTCAGGCGGCTTCGAGAATCCTTCGTACTCCTGGTTTTCGTTCCTTGTTAATCGTCTTTGCGATCGCTTCGATCTGCGATTGGGCGATCTATACCTGGATGCCGCTTTACCTCTTCGAGAGTTTTCATTTTTCCTTGACCAAAGCTGGGTTTACAGCGACTTTTTACATGAAAGCCGGTGGTTTTGTCGGTCTCCTGATTGGAGGCACACTGGCGGATGCGTGGTTTCGCCGATCTTCGCAGGGGCATACCTTCACTCAGACCGTCGGCCTTCTTCTAGCCGCTCCATTTCTTATTTTGAGCGGCCTGACTCATACTCCGCTCTTGCTTTACGTAGCGATGGTGCTTTTCGGTTTAGGCAAGGGAATGTATGACGGTAACACCATGCCTGTACTTTGCGAGGGTGTTTCCGCAGAACAACGCGCGACCGCCTTCGGATTACTGAACTTTGCAGGAACGTTCTGTGGGGGCATCGTGGCAGCCGGTGCAGGCGGACTGAAGAGCCATCTCGGTCTGGGCGCCATTTTTAGTCTCTGTGGTGTCCTGCTACTTCTTGCGGGGTTTGTGACACTTCGCATCCGGATGGGGCCGCTCGAAAGAGGCTCGCTCCGAAGCTAA
- a CDS encoding GntR family transcriptional regulator: MSTRDLSPVRTLSKSREVFERLRDAIWSGDLAPGTALREAHLAKQLNVSQVPVREALLQLEHLGLVVRVPDRGTTVTQLSRTEIEQMMEVRRHLEQMAFELASSRLSPQIEEELRNHLKAMSAAAANNDHFSVAEEDFKFHQAVWRASGNEVLEKTLQRLCIAVYAFVSLKRHAAGETMKSAVKSHKKLLEALLSRDLKTIRKGVNEHLAPDAVIPSSIA, encoded by the coding sequence GTGTCCACCCGAGATTTAAGTCCAGTTCGAACCCTCAGTAAATCGCGAGAGGTCTTTGAGCGGTTGCGCGATGCAATCTGGTCAGGCGATCTTGCTCCCGGTACAGCGCTGCGTGAGGCGCATCTGGCAAAGCAGCTCAACGTAAGCCAGGTTCCAGTTCGCGAAGCTCTCCTTCAGCTTGAGCACCTGGGTTTGGTTGTCCGTGTTCCCGACCGTGGAACGACTGTGACCCAGCTCAGCCGCACTGAAATTGAGCAGATGATGGAGGTTCGTCGACATCTGGAGCAGATGGCGTTTGAGCTCGCATCCAGCCGCCTCTCCCCGCAGATTGAAGAAGAGCTACGAAACCATCTCAAAGCCATGAGTGCAGCGGCAGCGAACAACGATCACTTTTCTGTAGCTGAAGAGGATTTCAAATTTCATCAGGCCGTGTGGCGCGCTTCAGGCAACGAAGTGCTGGAGAAAACGCTGCAACGCCTCTGTATCGCGGTCTACGCGTTCGTCAGCTTAAAGCGTCACGCCGCGGGCGAAACGATGAAATCAGCCGTCAAATCACATAAAAAGCTACTCGAAGCCCTCCTTTCCCGGGATCTGAAGACGATCCGAAAAGGTGTCAATGAGCATCTTGCGCCCGATGCTGTCATACCATCCTCCATTGCCTAA
- a CDS encoding dihydrodipicolinate synthase family protein, whose amino-acid sequence MNIDLRGIYPAFLTPLTSDRKFNPAVAERMIDHLLQSGIHGTYVAGTTGEGLLLPAEERRLLVETLAHSLPKDKKLIVHVGASQKQDAFKLAEHAARHGAHAISSLPPKGDSSTVMSYYSELAAISPLPLIVYYFPKIAPHAFAEPEKLIDVCDLPNVLGVKFTDFNFYLLQRLVKRGKLVFNGYDEALAAGLLMGAQGGIGSTYNVMPEVYLSIYRAAAQGDWNQARRLQIGVNDVIETLLKYPFFPALRAIMQKKGLDCGPLMSGEQLPSDASRQQLLTEFEQVTQRLQSESRD is encoded by the coding sequence TTGAACATCGACCTTCGAGGTATTTATCCCGCTTTCCTGACTCCTTTGACCTCCGACAGAAAGTTTAATCCCGCCGTCGCCGAAAGGATGATCGATCATCTGCTTCAGAGCGGTATTCATGGGACCTACGTTGCGGGGACCACGGGAGAGGGACTGCTCCTTCCCGCCGAGGAACGAAGGCTGCTTGTCGAGACTCTGGCTCACTCTCTTCCGAAAGATAAGAAGTTGATCGTTCATGTTGGGGCCTCGCAAAAGCAGGACGCTTTCAAGCTGGCTGAGCACGCGGCGCGGCACGGAGCTCATGCCATCAGCAGCCTCCCCCCGAAGGGGGATAGCTCCACAGTTATGAGTTACTACAGTGAACTTGCGGCGATATCTCCTTTGCCTCTCATCGTGTATTACTTTCCCAAAATCGCTCCCCATGCCTTTGCAGAGCCGGAGAAATTAATCGATGTCTGCGATCTTCCCAATGTATTAGGGGTCAAGTTTACTGACTTCAATTTCTACCTTTTGCAGCGCCTGGTGAAGCGAGGGAAGCTGGTCTTCAACGGATATGATGAGGCATTGGCCGCAGGGCTGCTCATGGGGGCGCAGGGGGGGATCGGATCCACCTATAACGTCATGCCCGAGGTTTACCTTTCGATCTATCGCGCTGCCGCTCAAGGGGACTGGAATCAAGCAAGACGCTTACAAATCGGGGTCAATGACGTGATCGAGACGTTATTGAAATATCCATTCTTCCCTGCCCTGCGCGCCATTATGCAGAAGAAAGGATTGGACTGCGGCCCCCTCATGAGTGGAGAACAGCTTCCCTCCGATGCAAGCCGTCAACAGCTTCTTACAGAATTCGAACAAGTCACGCAGCGTCTCCAATCTGAAAGCCGCGACTAA
- a CDS encoding DUF2237 family protein, which yields MSSTEFTPERVKARGKNVLGQPLDLCGCQPMTGFYRTGCCETGPDDLGVHTICCIVTEDFLRVSKELGNDLVTPMPQFGFPGLRPGDRWCVCAARWLDVQQAGAACPVVLEATHEATLAIVPFEILIQYAVIPDTLH from the coding sequence ATGTCCAGCACTGAATTCACACCGGAACGCGTCAAGGCCCGCGGTAAAAATGTCCTGGGACAGCCACTTGATCTCTGTGGTTGCCAACCGATGACGGGCTTTTATCGTACGGGGTGCTGCGAGACAGGGCCGGACGACCTCGGAGTTCATACGATCTGCTGCATCGTTACGGAGGATTTCCTTCGTGTTTCCAAAGAACTAGGCAATGACCTGGTGACACCGATGCCCCAGTTTGGTTTTCCTGGACTTCGGCCCGGGGACCGATGGTGTGTCTGTGCAGCGCGCTGGCTGGATGTTCAGCAGGCGGGCGCCGCCTGCCCGGTTGTGCTGGAGGCTACGCACGAGGCCACGCTTGCAATTGTTCCCTTTGAAATATTGATTCAGTACGCTGTTATTCCCGATACGTTGCACTAG